One window of Anaerolineales bacterium genomic DNA carries:
- a CDS encoding DsbA family protein codes for MDSPINSEDTITFKRTHFYSVLVILAFAIGILTGYVVWGLAPRSQQAIVNNPSVAQGPIVEAPAATQAPQFTRYEIPFEGFPSQGPVDAPIVIVEFSDFQCPFCKRFQDETAAQLLAAYPGQIRFVYRHLPLTSIHPEALPSAEASMCANEQGAFWDYHDRIFENQDKLGRELYLQIAADLNLDAVTFEECLNSGKYKDAIQQDMDFALNLGVQSTPTFFINGLAIVGAQPLEAFKQIIDLELAGKIP; via the coding sequence ATGGATTCCCCCATTAATTCGGAAGATACCATCACCTTTAAACGAACCCATTTTTATTCGGTCCTGGTGATACTGGCTTTTGCCATCGGCATATTGACGGGTTATGTTGTCTGGGGGCTTGCCCCCCGTTCACAACAAGCGATTGTCAATAATCCATCTGTTGCCCAGGGACCCATTGTCGAAGCCCCGGCAGCGACACAGGCACCGCAATTCACCCGTTATGAAATCCCATTCGAAGGCTTTCCCAGCCAGGGACCGGTGGATGCACCCATCGTAATTGTCGAGTTCAGCGACTTTCAGTGCCCGTTCTGCAAACGCTTCCAGGATGAGACGGCTGCACAATTGCTGGCGGCGTATCCCGGTCAAATCCGTTTTGTCTATCGTCATCTTCCCCTGACATCCATTCATCCCGAAGCCCTTCCATCGGCGGAAGCCTCGATGTGCGCCAACGAACAGGGGGCCTTCTGGGATTACCATGACAGGATTTTTGAGAATCAGGACAAACTTGGGCGTGAGTTGTACCTGCAGATCGCCGCTGACCTCAATTTGGATGCAGTCACTTTCGAGGAGTGTCTCAATTCAGGTAAATATAAGGACGCCATCCAACAGGATATGGATTTTGCGCTCAACCTTGGCGTTCAATCCACCCCAACATTTTTCATCAACGGGCTGGCAATCGTTGGCGCGCAACCTCTTGAAGCGTTCAAACAGATCATCGATCTTGAGTTGGCTGGAAAAATTCCATGA
- a CDS encoding rhodanese-like domain-containing protein produces the protein MKQILLISLFLLVTLTACQSSVEEITGKEVTTVDGSYKNITPVDLDTMLKNTDLILVNVHTPFAGNIADTDLSIPYDQISAPENLAQLPADKNARIVLYCRSGRMSAIAAEELVSLGYTNIWNLEDGMVAWEQTGREIEK, from the coding sequence ATGAAACAGATACTCCTCATATCCTTGTTTCTGCTTGTGACACTGACCGCCTGCCAGAGCAGCGTCGAAGAGATTACGGGCAAAGAGGTTACAACCGTTGACGGTTCCTATAAAAACATCACTCCTGTCGATTTGGACACGATGTTGAAGAACACGGATCTTATCCTTGTCAATGTGCATACTCCTTTCGCAGGGAACATTGCCGATACAGACCTGTCCATTCCCTACGACCAGATCAGTGCGCCGGAAAATCTGGCGCAGTTGCCAGCGGATAAAAATGCAAGGATCGTTCTGTATTGCCGCAGTGGTCGCATGAGCGCAATTGCGGCAGAGGAACTTGTTTCGCTCGGGTATACCAATATCTGGAATCTCGAAGACGGCATGGTGGCATGGGAACAGACAGGACGCGAAATCGAGAAATAG
- a CDS encoding YHS domain-containing protein, producing MTTTVHDPVCHMDIDPATAAGTSEYKGQTYYFCSLGCKKAFDADPEKYLSKTHEHAHHH from the coding sequence ATGACAACCACTGTACATGACCCCGTTTGCCACATGGATATCGACCCCGCTACTGCTGCCGGCACATCCGAATACAAGGGGCAAACGTATTATTTTTGCTCGCTTGGCTGCAAGAAGGCGTTTGATGCCGATCCCGAGAAGTATCTCAGCAAGACTCATGAACACGCGCATCATCATTAA